Proteins from a single region of Echeneis naucrates chromosome 2, fEcheNa1.1, whole genome shotgun sequence:
- the creb3l1 gene encoding cyclic AMP-responsive element-binding protein 3-like protein 1 produces MMESILDSLTAEKLYPSGGANLLDLEELSDGDFLTNVPFSGDQMDDFSSELFNSFFDDHLLERPLLPDRPSLLHMDIESSPDIQAEHSYSLSEDSAPQSPALSIKMDQESEFEWSFSHDLSAILVKQEEPEVGQRLDPPPLEGPPLILSPAPPHRGSLWKHAECSQDEMKPVAIKDEPREIGQYLSVPSNDALQLPPTPPSSNHGDSDGSLPPSSPHLPLPPSSPQPQQRPGGRASSSSSSSSSSSSAISSSPLLTAPHKLQGSGPLMLTEEEKRTLVAEGYPVPNKLPLTKSEEKALKRVRRKIKNKISAQESRRKKKEYVECLEKKVENYTSENSDLWRKVENLETANRSLLQQLQKFQSLISGKVVPRSCKMASTQTGTCLMMVALCFVLVLGSFSPCLSPLSFLTHTSSMSSHSSSSPPLPSADLYTTSQVRSRSLLFYNEGAPLEESLVTSEGERLQSEAHSHIRYTADGHSNQTAGPKLDRRETKPDGVSEIF; encoded by the exons CCTTTCTCAGGTGACCAGATGGACGACTTCAGCAGTGAATTATTCAACAGTTTCTTTGACGACCATCTATTAGAGCGACCCCTGCTTCCAGACAGACCCTCGCTTCTACACATGGACATAGAGAGCAGCCCAG ATATTCAAGCAGAGCACAGCTACTCTCTGAGTGAAGACTCGGCACCCCAGAGCCCGGCCCTGTCAATCAAAATGGACCAAGAGTCTG aGTTCGAATGGAGCTTCAGTCACGAcctgtcggccatcttggtaaAACAGGAGGAACCTGAAGTGGGCCAAAGGTTAGATCCTCCGCCTCTGGAGGGCCCACCTCTCATACTCAGTCCTGCCCCCCCGCACAGAGGATCGTTGTGGAAACACGCG gaGTGCAGTCAGGATGAAATGAAGCCCGTGGCGATCAAAGATGAACCCAGAGAGATTGGACAGTATCTCAGCGTGCCCAGCA ATGATGCTCTCCAGCTCCCGCCCACCCCTCCCAGCAGTAACCACGGCGACAGCGATGGctccctgcctccctcctccccacACCTCCCTCTGCCCCCGTCTTCACCTCAACCACAACAGAGGCCCGGAGGTCgcgcctcttcctcctcatcttcttcctcctcctcctcctcagccatctcctcctcacctctcctcacTGCACCGCAT AAACTGCAGGGTTCGGGGCCCCTCATgctgacagaagaggagaagcgGACCCTGGTGGCTGAGGGCTACCCGGTACCGAACAAACTTCCTCTCACCAAGAGCGAAGAGAAGGCACTGAAGAGAGTCAGACGGAAGATTAAAAATAAG ATCTCAGCTCAGGAGAGtcggaggaagaagaaggagtaTGTGGAATGTCTGGAGAAGAA ggTGGAGAACTACACATCAGAAAACAGCGACCTGTGGAGAAAAGTAGAAAACCTGGAGACTGCCAACAG GTCTCTCCTACAGCAGCTCCAGAAGTTCCAGTCACTGATTTCAGGGAAGGTTGTTCCCCGTTCTTGTAAAATGGCCTCAACTCAAACAGGGACATGCCTCATG ATGGTGGCCTTGTGTTTCGTCCTGGTGTTGGGCTCCTTCTCACCCTGCCTCTCGCCCTTGTCCTTCCTCACTCACACCTCTTCTATGtcctctcactcctcctcatctcctcctctaCCCTCAGCGGACCTTTACACCACCAGCCAGG TGCGTTCCCGCAGCCTCCTCTTCTACAACGAAGGGGCTCCACTGGAGGAGAGTTTAGTGACATCAGAAGGGGAGAGGCTACAATCAGAAGCCCACTCCCACATCCGTTACACAGCCGACGGCCACAGCAACCAGACAGCTGGGCCCAAGTTAGACCGGAG AGAAACAAAACCAGATGGAGTCTCAGAGATTTTCTGA